The Campylobacter concisus sequence CTTTATGGTAGCGACGCGGTTGGTGGCGTGATAAATATCATCACTAAAAAAGATTTTTCAAAATTTAGTGGCAATGTCGGCATCTCAACCACGATAAACACTCATAAAGGTATAGGCGATGGCAGGCAAGGCGACTTTTATCTAAATTTACCTCTTTATAAAGACCTTTTTACACTTCAGCTTTGGGGATATAAAAAGCTAAGAGATGAAGATGGCTACATCGGTGGCTATCAAAAGAGTGATAAGAGAAATTTAAGCGCAAAACTTTGGATCACGCCAGATGAACACAATAAATTTTACATCCTTGGCTCAAACGAAAGGCATGATTACTCAAGAACTGTTGGCAAGTCAGCCGATCCAAATCCGAGAATGAACGTCTTAAACGCTTATGACTACGAGAAGAAGAGCTATGGAGTGGGCTATCTTGGCGAATTTGATAACCTAAATGCCGATATCAGCTACATTTATGATGAGACACAAAGAACGAGCCTTTTTGACAGCCTCATACCTGCAAAAGCTAAAAATCACAACTTTAATTCAAAATTTACAACCTTTCTTGGTGCTCACGCACTAACTTTTGGCTATGACTTTAGCAAGCAAAATGTCGGCACGACCTTCATCGTCTCAAACGCCTCAAGGAATGGTCTTAAAAATCCAAAAAGTTACTCAATGAGTGAGCATGCGGGATTTATCGAGGATGAGTGGCAAATTTTAGATGAGAAGCTATTTTTAACGCTTGGCTCAAGACTCACGCACAACGAATTTTTTGGTAACCACCTCTCGCCAAGAGCCTACCTAGTCTATAATGCCACAGATACGCTAAGTCTAAAAGGCGGCGTAGCAACTGGCTATAAAACGCCAAATGTAAATCAAATTTCTCCTGCGGTTGGCACTATCCAAGGTGGCTGGAGAATAGTTGATTTTGGTAACAAAGATTTAAAACCAGAAAAAAGCATAACTTACGAAGTTGGAGCATATTATGACAATCAGGCTGATTTTAGAGGCTCGGTAACGCTTTTTAGAAATGAGTTTAAAGATAAGATCCTAGACACTGATGGCAGTAATGTCAATAAAATTCCTGCCTTTGGCACTTGCGCAGGTGCACCACACGTTAATTGTCCTGGCTGGGGAACTTACTTTAACATAGAAGGTGCAACTGTTTGGGGAGTGGAGTTAAGCGGAGACTATGACGTTCTTTCAAATCTAAATCTAAGCTCAAACTACACCTATAATAAGTCAAAGATAAAAACTGGCAACCCAACGATAAATACGCCAAGAGGCCCTATGAAATTTAGTGAGACAAATCTTGGCAGACTTGATGCAAAAAGCCTTACAGCAACGCCAGAGCACGCATTTCATGCAACACTTGCTTATAAGCCAATTAAGAGCGTAAAAACATTCTTCACCACAAACTATGAGAGCAAGCTTACTAGCGTGAAATTTGGCCCTGGCAACAAAGTGAGTGAAAATGACAAAAATTTACTC is a genomic window containing:
- a CDS encoding TonB-dependent receptor domain-containing protein, with product MRKTKFIAICLSVCVANSLFGAEHKDNNETRLDGVVVSASGFSQQIKEAPASISVISGDELTKDSFTSLHSIAQKVPGVNVVGGEDGAASGISIRGMEKSQTLVLIDGKRVNSSSANPKGGAGDMNSNFIPPAEAIERIEVIRGPMSSLYGSDAVGGVINIITKKDFSKFSGNVGISTTINTHKGIGDGRQGDFYLNLPLYKDLFTLQLWGYKKLRDEDGYIGGYQKSDKRNLSAKLWITPDEHNKFYILGSNERHDYSRTVGKSADPNPRMNVLNAYDYEKKSYGVGYLGEFDNLNADISYIYDETQRTSLFDSLIPAKAKNHNFNSKFTTFLGAHALTFGYDFSKQNVGTTFIVSNASRNGLKNPKSYSMSEHAGFIEDEWQILDEKLFLTLGSRLTHNEFFGNHLSPRAYLVYNATDTLSLKGGVATGYKTPNVNQISPAVGTIQGGWRIVDFGNKDLKPEKSITYEVGAYYDNQADFRGSVTLFRNEFKDKILDTDGSNVNKIPAFGTCAGAPHVNCPGWGTYFNIEGATVWGVELSGDYDVLSNLNLSSNYTYNKSKIKTGNPTINTPRGPMKFSETNLGRLDAKSLTATPEHAFHATLAYKPIKSVKTFFTTNYESKLTSVKFGPGNKVSENDKNLLTFDTGVSWDANKHLTLSLNAYNIFDKVRYDEALADDGNYYWYPQEGRRFWFKVAAKW